One genomic window of Caldilineales bacterium includes the following:
- a CDS encoding sigma-70 family RNA polymerase sigma factor yields the protein MTTPAMHPTEQQWLRRAREGDANAFAAIVHAYQKPVYNLCYRTLGDASEAEDATQETFLRAYTNLHRYDPDRRFLTWILSIASNHCIDRLRRRRHTWLSLDDDSGDEAPLSDRLAADGAGLAWGGFAAIETETPQQQAERRETSAQIQLLLNRLAPDYRTPLILLYWHDLSYEEIAATLNLSVPAVKSRLHRARHQMAELLAAEAPAVRPPARGDVEPAPAAALGFAASF from the coding sequence GTGACCACCCCCGCAATGCACCCCACCGAGCAGCAATGGCTCCGTCGGGCGCGCGAAGGCGACGCCAACGCCTTCGCTGCCATCGTGCATGCCTACCAAAAACCGGTTTACAACCTCTGCTATCGCACCCTGGGCGACGCCAGCGAAGCCGAAGACGCCACTCAGGAAACCTTCCTGCGGGCCTACACCAACCTGCATCGTTACGACCCCGACCGGCGTTTCTTGACCTGGATCCTGTCGATCGCTTCTAACCACTGCATCGACCGGCTGCGCCGCCGCCGGCACACCTGGCTGTCGTTGGATGACGACAGCGGTGACGAAGCGCCCCTCTCCGATCGGCTGGCAGCCGATGGCGCCGGCCTGGCCTGGGGCGGTTTCGCCGCCATCGAAACCGAAACGCCGCAACAGCAGGCCGAACGCCGCGAAACGTCGGCGCAAATCCAGCTCCTGCTCAACCGCCTGGCGCCCGACTACCGCACACCGCTCATCCTCCTCTACTGGCACGACCTCTCCTACGAGGAGATCGCCGCCACCCTCAACCTCTCGGTGCCGGCGGTCAAATCACGGTTGCATCGCGCTCGCCACCAGATGGCCGAACTCCTGGCGGCTGAAGCGCCCGCTGTCCGCCCCCCGGCCCGGGGCGATGTCGAACCGGCGCCGGCCGCTGCCCTGGGCTTCGCCGCCAGCTTCTGA